In one Rhodococcus sp. B50 genomic region, the following are encoded:
- a CDS encoding PadR family transcriptional regulator — translation MRTHEHRRGHRRDMHDRNLPGGPFRADGPRRRGHHPHGDEPGLHPHRGGRGVGGPRGGRRGRAQRGDVRAAVLRLLGTEPMHGYQLMEAIADRTGGAWRPSPGAIYPTISQLEDEGLVTVEKEGGRKLVSLTDAGRSYVDDPGSELIDPFAGHDPDAGGPDLRLALRELQGAARSVATSGSDAEVAAAHAVLTEAKKSLYRILAGDVETPGEK, via the coding sequence ATGCGAACCCACGAACACCGCCGCGGCCATCGCCGCGACATGCACGACCGAAATCTCCCCGGCGGCCCGTTCCGAGCGGACGGACCTCGTCGTAGGGGACATCACCCGCACGGCGACGAACCCGGCCTCCACCCGCACCGCGGTGGACGGGGCGTCGGCGGACCGCGAGGAGGACGACGCGGCCGAGCACAGCGCGGCGACGTCCGCGCGGCCGTCCTGCGCCTGCTCGGCACCGAGCCGATGCACGGCTACCAGCTCATGGAAGCGATCGCCGACCGGACCGGCGGCGCCTGGCGCCCGAGCCCGGGAGCGATCTACCCGACGATCTCCCAGCTCGAGGACGAAGGACTCGTCACCGTCGAGAAGGAGGGCGGACGCAAGCTCGTCTCACTGACCGACGCGGGCCGCAGCTACGTCGACGACCCGGGGAGCGAGCTCATCGATCCCTTCGCCGGCCACGACCCGGACGCCGGTGGGCCCGACCTGCGACTCGCGCTCCGCGAACTGCAGGGCGCGGCGCGGTCGGTCGCGACGAGCGGTTCCGACGCCGAGGTCGCCGCGGCACACGCGGTACTGACCGAAGCAAAGAAGTCCCTGTACCGGATCCTCGCCGGGGACGTCGAGACTCCCGGCGAGAAGTGA
- a CDS encoding NAD(P)/FAD-dependent oxidoreductase → MTVRTVVTVGAGQVAAVAARTLRRRGFEGRIVLLGDEQHAPYQRPPLSKEFLAGRETIDSLALLTTKWLDANDIDIRTGVPVQRIDTARRTVEFDGGEIAADAIVLATGGRPRTLATTGSRPDLVHYLRTLDDATALAARLTPGSSLAIVGGGFIGLEIAATARSLGVSVTVLEQAEHLLGGILGEQVGRHCADLHRRNGVDLRTGTGVAAVTTSDRGVRIETTTGGIVEADAVVVGIGIVPNTDIAAASGLAVDGGIVVDTAGRTSVENIYAAGDVAKRFSPREGRHIRVEHFDNANRQAAVVADTIVGRQSLSDDPHWFWSDQYDTNIQFAGSSSGTTELVVRGDTDSGEFSVFYLAGDVLTAAFAMDRGEDIMAARELVGRRVDAAQLADEDTDLWEMYEEVEPA, encoded by the coding sequence ATGACCGTTCGCACCGTAGTCACAGTGGGCGCCGGCCAGGTCGCCGCCGTCGCCGCACGTACCCTGCGCCGCCGCGGCTTCGAGGGACGCATCGTCCTGCTCGGCGACGAGCAGCACGCCCCCTACCAGCGCCCACCCCTGTCCAAGGAGTTCCTCGCGGGCCGCGAGACGATCGACTCCCTCGCCCTGCTGACCACGAAATGGCTCGACGCCAACGACATCGATATCCGTACCGGTGTTCCGGTGCAGCGCATCGACACCGCGCGTCGCACCGTCGAGTTCGACGGTGGCGAGATCGCCGCCGACGCGATCGTCCTCGCGACCGGCGGGCGCCCCCGCACACTCGCGACCACCGGTTCCCGGCCCGATCTCGTCCACTACCTGCGCACCCTCGACGACGCAACCGCCCTCGCGGCACGCCTGACCCCGGGGTCGAGTCTCGCGATCGTCGGTGGCGGCTTCATCGGACTCGAGATCGCCGCGACCGCACGTTCTCTCGGGGTGTCGGTGACCGTCCTCGAACAGGCCGAGCACCTGCTCGGAGGCATCCTCGGCGAGCAGGTCGGACGGCACTGCGCCGATCTGCACCGCCGCAACGGCGTGGACCTGCGCACCGGCACGGGTGTCGCCGCGGTGACCACCTCCGACCGCGGTGTGCGGATCGAGACCACCACCGGCGGGATCGTCGAGGCCGACGCCGTGGTGGTCGGCATCGGCATCGTGCCCAACACCGACATCGCCGCGGCGAGCGGACTGGCCGTCGACGGCGGGATCGTGGTCGACACCGCTGGACGCACCTCGGTCGAGAACATCTATGCGGCAGGAGATGTCGCGAAGCGCTTCTCCCCGCGCGAGGGCCGGCACATCCGCGTCGAGCATTTCGACAACGCGAACCGCCAGGCCGCGGTCGTCGCCGACACGATCGTCGGACGGCAGTCGCTCTCCGACGACCCGCACTGGTTCTGGTCCGATCAGTACGACACTAACATCCAGTTCGCCGGATCATCCTCCGGAACAACCGAACTCGTCGTCCGCGGTGATACCGACAGCGGCGAGTTCTCGGTCTTCTACCTCGCCGGCGATGTTCTGACCGCCGCCTTCGCGATGGACCGCGGCGAGGACATCATGGCGGCGCGCGAACTCGTCGGCCGCCGGGTCGACGCAGCGCAGCTCGCCGACGAGGACACCGATCTGTGGGAGATGTACGAGGAGGTCGAGCCCGCATGA
- a CDS encoding aldehyde dehydrogenase family protein, producing MTITGLNHIDGNWVPAASGAVFERRNPADETDLIGTFPDSDAIDVRNAVDALDKAAPEWATTPPERRAAILEAAADHLAARSAELVDELIREEGKTRTEASMEVSRTPMNLRFYAGEALRATGATFPAPGSTTIYTVREPIGIVGAITPWNFPLNIPSRKLGPALAAGNTVLFKPSEITPLMGQRLVEALLAGGLPPGAIALVQGDGKAGAAVSGDERISAVTFTGSTEVGRAIHRSVGPDRRVQLEMGGKNPVVVLADADLDAAAALIVKGAFGLSGQACTGTSRVVAVDAIHDELLEKVAERTRALRVGPGSGAAVDLGPLASRGQLEKFLEYVTIGTGEGARLVCGGVRCDDEALRTGFFVRPTVFADTAPGMRLLTDEIFGPVLAFQRAASFDEALALANDTAFGLSASVVTRSLSDAQRFIAGSRTGLVKVNQPTTGMAMNAPFGGYKQSSTQTFKEQAGPTLMQFYQSEKTVYLSPDA from the coding sequence ATGACGATCACCGGCCTGAACCACATCGACGGCAACTGGGTACCGGCAGCCTCCGGCGCGGTCTTCGAACGTCGCAACCCCGCCGACGAGACCGACCTGATCGGCACCTTCCCGGATTCCGACGCCATCGACGTCCGCAATGCCGTCGACGCCCTCGACAAGGCCGCGCCCGAATGGGCCACCACACCGCCCGAGCGCCGCGCCGCGATCCTCGAAGCGGCCGCCGACCACCTCGCCGCACGCTCGGCCGAACTCGTCGACGAATTGATCCGCGAGGAGGGCAAGACCCGGACCGAGGCGTCGATGGAGGTGAGCCGTACCCCCATGAATCTGCGTTTCTACGCGGGTGAGGCGCTGCGCGCCACCGGTGCGACCTTCCCTGCCCCCGGTTCGACGACGATCTACACCGTGCGCGAACCGATCGGGATCGTCGGCGCGATCACGCCGTGGAACTTCCCGCTCAACATCCCCTCCCGCAAGCTCGGGCCCGCGCTCGCCGCCGGCAACACGGTGCTGTTCAAGCCGTCCGAGATCACCCCGCTGATGGGACAGCGTCTCGTCGAGGCCCTGCTCGCCGGTGGTCTGCCGCCCGGTGCGATCGCACTCGTCCAGGGCGACGGCAAGGCCGGCGCGGCAGTGTCCGGCGACGAGCGGATCTCGGCGGTGACCTTCACCGGGTCCACCGAGGTCGGACGTGCCATCCACCGCAGCGTCGGCCCCGACCGGCGCGTGCAGCTGGAGATGGGTGGGAAGAACCCCGTCGTCGTGCTGGCCGACGCCGACCTCGACGCGGCAGCCGCACTGATCGTCAAGGGCGCCTTCGGATTGTCGGGCCAGGCGTGCACCGGCACCAGTCGCGTCGTCGCCGTCGACGCGATCCACGACGAGCTGCTCGAGAAGGTCGCCGAACGCACCCGCGCCCTGCGGGTGGGACCCGGTTCGGGTGCCGCCGTCGACCTCGGTCCGCTCGCGAGTCGCGGGCAGCTCGAGAAGTTCCTCGAGTACGTGACCATCGGCACGGGCGAAGGCGCACGCCTCGTATGTGGCGGCGTGCGATGCGACGACGAGGCGCTGCGCACCGGATTCTTCGTACGGCCCACCGTCTTCGCGGACACGGCACCGGGGATGCGCCTGCTCACCGACGAAATCTTCGGTCCGGTCCTGGCCTTCCAGCGCGCCGCATCCTTCGACGAAGCCCTCGCCCTGGCGAACGACACCGCCTTCGGGCTCAGCGCCTCGGTCGTCACCCGGAGTCTCTCGGACGCACAGCGATTCATCGCCGGATCGCGGACCGGACTCGTGAAGGTCAACCAGCCCACCACGGGAATGGCCATGAACGCGCCGTTCGGGGGCTACAAGCAGTCGAGCACACAGACCTTCAAGGAACAGGCCGGCCCCACGCTCATGCAGTTCTACCAATCCGAGAAGACCGTCTACCTCTCCCCCGACGCCTGA
- a CDS encoding gamma-glutamyltransferase family protein, whose amino-acid sequence MTRRAVRPATLATGGMVASSHPLASRAGVRVLEDGGNAVDAALAMAAVTWLTLPGQCGIGGDAFAVVREPDGSVWTVNGSGYGPDGGTPDFYRERGLGAIPLDGALAVAVPGAPAALAALHRRGASRSLSELWAPAARLAEIGLPCSAKTRTDVQAALLPIRGDAGLASVYTPGDRVPRVGAILPQPDLAHTIRVLADDPGSFYTGTLAERCVATLQGGGAPFSGDEWQAGATVDAETPLTGTYAGHVVHQTPLPTPGWMVLHQAALCDGALGTHPLLGAASVDRMARAATVAFEDRLRWCSSDNDGVARVLDPSNIAAGRARIDEHAPAEAFAVAAGDTTSFVAVDADGRAVSFIHSLAFTFGAKLTVPGTGIVLNNRLGRGAYLIDGHPNEVAPRRKPLHTLNAWIVTDSAGELRHVGNTPGGDGQVQWNMQMLSHLLDHGLDPQEAVSAPRFTVFPGSDANVLGEPTALRIEADVAESVRDELRELGHRVETLEPLGADGSAQVISIDDRGVLSGGSDPRQEGVALGVH is encoded by the coding sequence ATGACCCGGCGCGCAGTGCGACCGGCAACGCTCGCGACCGGGGGTATGGTCGCGTCGAGCCACCCGCTCGCCAGTCGGGCCGGGGTCCGCGTGCTCGAGGACGGTGGCAACGCCGTCGACGCGGCTTTGGCGATGGCGGCGGTCACGTGGCTGACCCTGCCCGGGCAATGTGGGATCGGCGGCGACGCCTTCGCCGTGGTGCGTGAGCCGGACGGTTCGGTGTGGACGGTCAACGGCAGTGGTTACGGTCCCGACGGTGGTACACCGGATTTCTACCGGGAACGAGGACTCGGCGCGATCCCGCTCGACGGGGCGCTCGCCGTCGCCGTGCCCGGTGCGCCCGCCGCGCTGGCCGCACTGCACCGGCGGGGAGCGAGCAGGTCGCTGTCCGAACTGTGGGCACCGGCCGCCCGTCTCGCCGAGATCGGCCTGCCGTGCTCGGCGAAGACCCGAACCGATGTGCAGGCCGCCCTACTTCCGATCCGCGGCGACGCCGGACTCGCCTCGGTGTACACCCCGGGCGACCGGGTCCCGCGTGTCGGCGCCATACTGCCGCAACCGGATCTGGCCCACACGATCCGTGTTCTCGCCGACGATCCGGGATCGTTCTACACCGGCACACTCGCCGAGCGCTGCGTGGCTACGTTGCAGGGGGGCGGAGCACCGTTCAGCGGCGACGAATGGCAGGCCGGGGCGACAGTGGACGCGGAGACGCCGCTCACCGGCACCTACGCGGGGCACGTCGTGCATCAGACTCCACTCCCGACGCCGGGATGGATGGTGTTGCACCAGGCCGCCCTGTGCGACGGCGCGCTCGGCACGCATCCGCTGCTCGGCGCGGCGTCGGTCGACCGAATGGCCCGAGCGGCCACCGTCGCCTTCGAGGACAGACTCCGCTGGTGTTCGTCGGACAACGACGGGGTCGCGCGGGTTCTCGACCCCTCGAATATCGCAGCGGGTCGCGCCCGGATCGACGAGCATGCGCCGGCGGAAGCCTTCGCCGTCGCTGCGGGGGACACGACGTCGTTCGTCGCGGTGGACGCCGACGGGCGGGCGGTGTCGTTCATCCATTCGCTGGCGTTCACCTTCGGCGCGAAGCTCACGGTGCCCGGGACGGGCATCGTGCTCAACAACCGGCTCGGTCGCGGCGCCTACCTGATCGACGGTCACCCGAACGAAGTAGCACCGCGCCGCAAGCCCCTGCACACGCTCAACGCGTGGATCGTCACCGATTCCGCGGGTGAACTGCGGCATGTGGGCAACACACCCGGTGGCGACGGTCAGGTGCAGTGGAACATGCAGATGCTGTCGCACCTGCTCGATCACGGTCTCGATCCACAGGAAGCGGTTTCGGCGCCGCGCTTCACCGTCTTCCCTGGGTCGGACGCGAACGTGCTCGGCGAACCCACCGCGTTGCGAATCGAAGCGGACGTCGCCGAGAGTGTGCGCGACGAGCTGCGCGAACTCGGTCACCGGGTGGAGACGCTCGAACCCCTCGGGGCCGACGGCAGCGCGCAGGTGATCTCGATCGACGACCGCGGAGTGCTGTCCGGCGGCAGCGATCCACGACAGGAGGGGGTGGCTCTGGGTGTCCACTGA
- a CDS encoding Rieske (2Fe-2S) protein has product MEFKRVARSGQVPEGIVRRFYADDYEFAVSRLDGKAYATSNYCSHLDCLLSSGKLVQDGIGCSCHGSAFDLETGEPICPPATEPIKTYPCEERDGEIFVGIDPAEPPEGPRRRRMRSA; this is encoded by the coding sequence ATGGAGTTCAAGCGAGTGGCCCGATCCGGGCAGGTGCCCGAAGGCATCGTCCGCCGGTTCTACGCCGACGACTACGAATTCGCCGTCTCCCGACTGGACGGCAAGGCGTACGCGACATCCAACTACTGCTCGCACCTCGACTGCCTGCTCTCGTCCGGCAAGCTCGTCCAGGACGGCATCGGATGCTCCTGCCACGGGAGCGCATTCGACCTCGAGACCGGTGAGCCGATCTGCCCACCGGCCACCGAGCCCATCAAGACCTATCCGTGCGAGGAGCGCGACGGGGAGATCTTCGTCGGGATCGACCCCGCCGAGCCGCCGGAAGGACCGCGCCGACGCAGGATGCGGTCGGCATGA
- a CDS encoding DUF2231 domain-containing protein, with amino-acid sequence MNLHELLRAVESFDAVDRPAERIAQRIRRVLDGSVVDDLLRGSWLGHPVHPLLVTVPIGSWVSAAALDALPGQHTASRRLVALGLGAAVPTIVTGYTDFSTLEDAPQRRVGAVHAVSNAIGVICMATSYRARRARHDRAGTIWTLIGLGAVGVGGALGGHLSYAQGGGVYRWQRPSESVDLAAELEDIGARN; translated from the coding sequence ATGAACCTGCACGAACTCCTGCGCGCCGTCGAATCCTTCGACGCTGTGGATCGGCCCGCCGAGCGCATCGCGCAGCGCATACGGCGAGTCCTCGACGGCTCCGTCGTCGACGACCTGCTCCGAGGTTCCTGGCTCGGACACCCCGTCCATCCGCTCCTAGTCACCGTCCCGATCGGGTCGTGGGTGTCCGCGGCGGCGTTGGACGCGCTGCCCGGGCAGCACACCGCGTCCCGGCGACTCGTCGCGTTGGGACTGGGCGCGGCCGTCCCGACGATCGTCACCGGCTACACCGATTTCTCCACCCTGGAGGATGCCCCTCAGCGCAGGGTCGGCGCGGTGCACGCCGTGTCCAACGCGATCGGGGTGATCTGCATGGCGACGTCCTATCGCGCGCGACGTGCCCGACACGACCGGGCGGGGACGATATGGACGTTGATCGGCCTCGGAGCGGTGGGTGTCGGCGGCGCCCTCGGCGGTCATCTCTCCTACGCCCAGGGCGGCGGAGTGTATCGGTGGCAGCGACCGTCCGAGAGCGTTGATCTTGCAGCCGAACTCGAGGACATCGGCGCGAGAAACTGA
- a CDS encoding RidA family protein, whose product MSTDARVVAPRPQGRYVPAVLAGDTVRTAGMTPRRDGELILTGRVGAEVTVDEARAAAVVAVGNALAAIRATLPEGTPFRPVEMVVYVATAPGFTDLSVVADGASNVIERELGADALPARTAVGVHTLPGGAPLEIALTAVCG is encoded by the coding sequence GTGTCCACTGATGCACGTGTTGTTGCACCGCGTCCGCAGGGCCGGTACGTCCCGGCCGTACTGGCCGGCGACACCGTCCGCACGGCCGGCATGACACCCCGACGCGACGGCGAGCTGATACTCACCGGACGGGTCGGCGCGGAAGTGACCGTCGACGAGGCACGCGCCGCCGCGGTCGTCGCGGTGGGCAACGCCCTGGCGGCGATCCGCGCGACGCTGCCGGAGGGCACACCGTTCCGGCCGGTCGAGATGGTCGTCTACGTCGCGACCGCACCCGGGTTCACCGACCTGTCTGTGGTCGCGGACGGCGCGTCGAACGTGATCGAACGCGAACTCGGAGCGGACGCATTACCGGCACGCACCGCCGTCGGCGTCCACACGCTGCCCGGTGGAGCGCCGCTGGAGATCGCGCTGACCGCCGTGTGCGGGTAG
- a CDS encoding DNA polymerase III subunit gamma and tau: MALYRKYRPATFAEVVGQEHVTVPISTALDTGRINHAYLFSGPRGCGKTSSARILARSLNCETGPTSTPCGTCRSCVSLGPGGGGNLDVTELDAASHGGVDDTRELRDRAFYAPAESRYRIFIIDEAHMVTTQGFNALLKIVEEPPEHLIFVFATTEPEKVLPTIRSRTHHYPFRLLAPTAMRGLLEQICGQENVPVEDAVYPLVIRAGGGSPRDSLSVMDQLLAGAGPEGVTYDRALSLLGVTDVALIDEAVDSLAAGDGAALFGTVEKVMDAGHDPRRFAVDLLERLRDLILMKSVPDAAERGLVDAPGDVLERMRDEATRLGPATLTRYAEIVHAGLGEMRGATSPRLLLEVMCARMLLPAASDAETAVLQRLERLEQGVVAAPAGGAAPRPVSAPAAPAAPPISPDEPAARFQRPSQRRASEAPPAAPPREVAPPQPESPAPQAPARQETAPTPSPDATASPVQTPPPVPAQPPVVPDVLQPQPQNTPDEVVAQEVPPPAPEVEEPAAPALEPEPTRAAGGPDAAQMRGVWSEVRAKVRERSRTVEVMLSGATVRSVDGTRVVLVHDSAPLAKRLADPRNAAVIADALQAVFGGEFEVTCVHGSAAETPVRTQAPEKNSRPAGQPRFSRPSQAKNAAPAAPAEAPAAPQRPVATASPSAAPTFTRPSAENVDDIPPPEAPDLPDDPGPGYDAPPPDPSQMTEADVEEMFAEAATPGDPSTRRDPEEVAIELLKDVLGAKPLDEK; encoded by the coding sequence GTGGCTCTGTACCGGAAGTATCGACCTGCGACCTTCGCGGAGGTGGTGGGGCAGGAGCACGTCACCGTGCCCATCAGCACGGCGCTCGACACGGGCCGCATCAACCACGCCTACCTGTTCTCGGGTCCTCGTGGATGCGGCAAGACGTCCTCGGCCCGCATCCTCGCCCGCTCACTCAACTGCGAGACCGGCCCCACCTCGACGCCGTGCGGTACGTGCCGGTCGTGCGTGTCGCTCGGGCCGGGTGGCGGCGGCAATCTCGACGTCACCGAACTCGACGCCGCGAGCCACGGCGGTGTCGACGACACCCGCGAACTCCGCGACCGCGCCTTCTACGCTCCCGCCGAGTCGCGCTACCGCATCTTCATCATCGACGAGGCGCACATGGTCACCACGCAGGGCTTCAACGCCCTGCTCAAGATCGTGGAAGAGCCGCCGGAGCACCTGATCTTCGTCTTCGCGACCACCGAGCCCGAGAAGGTGCTCCCCACCATCCGGTCGCGCACGCACCACTATCCGTTCCGGCTCCTCGCCCCCACTGCGATGCGCGGTCTGCTCGAACAGATCTGCGGCCAGGAGAACGTGCCGGTCGAGGACGCGGTCTACCCGCTGGTCATCCGCGCCGGCGGCGGATCCCCCCGTGACTCGCTGTCGGTGATGGACCAGCTGCTCGCCGGTGCCGGACCCGAAGGCGTCACCTACGACCGTGCCCTGTCGCTGCTCGGCGTCACCGACGTCGCGCTCATCGACGAGGCCGTCGATTCGCTCGCGGCCGGCGACGGCGCGGCGCTGTTCGGCACTGTCGAGAAGGTCATGGACGCCGGACACGACCCGCGCCGCTTCGCCGTCGACCTGCTCGAACGCCTTCGCGATCTCATCCTCATGAAGTCCGTGCCCGATGCCGCCGAGCGCGGGCTCGTCGACGCACCCGGCGACGTCCTCGAGCGAATGCGCGACGAAGCGACCCGCCTGGGCCCGGCCACCCTCACGCGCTACGCCGAGATCGTGCACGCCGGGCTCGGCGAGATGCGTGGGGCGACGTCGCCGCGACTACTGCTCGAGGTGATGTGTGCGCGCATGCTGCTCCCCGCGGCATCCGACGCGGAAACCGCTGTGCTGCAACGGCTCGAACGTCTCGAACAGGGCGTCGTCGCGGCTCCGGCCGGAGGTGCTGCACCGAGGCCCGTGTCTGCCCCTGCCGCGCCTGCGGCGCCACCCATCTCGCCCGACGAGCCCGCCGCGCGTTTCCAGCGACCTTCCCAGCGCCGGGCGAGCGAGGCGCCGCCTGCCGCGCCGCCTCGCGAAGTTGCCCCGCCGCAACCGGAATCACCTGCACCGCAGGCTCCGGCCCGGCAGGAGACTGCCCCGACGCCGTCCCCTGACGCCACGGCGTCTCCGGTGCAGACGCCGCCGCCCGTTCCGGCGCAACCTCCCGTCGTACCGGATGTTTTGCAGCCGCAGCCGCAGAACACGCCCGATGAGGTTGTCGCGCAAGAGGTTCCGCCGCCCGCACCCGAGGTCGAGGAGCCGGCCGCGCCTGCGCTCGAGCCCGAACCCACTCGTGCGGCAGGCGGTCCCGACGCCGCCCAGATGCGGGGCGTGTGGTCGGAGGTACGCGCGAAGGTCCGCGAACGGAGCCGCACCGTCGAGGTGATGCTCTCGGGTGCCACCGTGCGCTCGGTCGACGGCACCCGTGTCGTGCTCGTGCACGACTCCGCTCCGCTCGCGAAGCGACTCGCCGACCCGCGCAATGCTGCGGTCATCGCCGATGCGCTGCAGGCGGTCTTCGGTGGCGAGTTCGAGGTCACCTGCGTACACGGCTCCGCTGCGGAGACGCCCGTCAGAACTCAGGCGCCCGAAAAGAATTCGCGTCCTGCGGGTCAGCCACGTTTCTCCAGGCCGAGTCAGGCGAAGAATGCCGCGCCGGCTGCGCCCGCCGAAGCCCCCGCCGCGCCGCAGCGGCCGGTGGCCACCGCTTCCCCTTCCGCCGCCCCGACCTTCACACGTCCGTCCGCCGAGAACGTCGACGACATCCCGCCGCCCGAAGCGCCCGATCTCCCCGACGATCCGGGGCCGGGCTACGACGCGCCGCCGCCCGACCCGTCGCAGATGACGGAGGCGGACGTCGAGGAGATGTTCGCCGAGGCCGCCACCCCCGGTGATCCGTCGACGCGCCGCGATCCGGAGGAAGTCGCAATCGAGCTGCTCAAGGACGTGCTGGGAGCGAAACCGCTCGACGAGAAGTAG
- a CDS encoding GntR family transcriptional regulator — protein MTEQDATAELESSLLVEPPTGRDDQTSKQYLRLRSDILAGKFPRGAALHETQLSETYGASRTPIREALNWLAHDGLLERASRGFRVRSGTPEDVIEIYAARVALESEAAGAAAIRHTDLDMARLERLHDSCCSATDDAAVRVGNFRFHEALWQAAHNATITALLVRLTTQLRIYDSGPPSNYGEPDLLNREHAQILDALRARNETAAREHMRAHLERSREQRIRLFARG, from the coding sequence ATGACCGAGCAGGACGCTACGGCCGAGCTGGAGAGCTCACTTCTCGTCGAACCGCCCACCGGGCGCGACGACCAGACCTCCAAGCAGTACCTGCGCCTGCGTTCGGACATCCTCGCCGGGAAGTTCCCGCGCGGCGCCGCCCTGCACGAGACCCAGCTCAGCGAGACCTACGGGGCCTCTCGCACCCCGATCCGCGAGGCACTCAACTGGCTCGCGCACGACGGTCTGCTCGAACGGGCGAGTCGCGGCTTCCGGGTGCGTTCGGGTACTCCCGAGGACGTCATCGAGATCTATGCGGCGCGCGTCGCGCTCGAATCCGAGGCGGCCGGTGCCGCGGCGATCCGGCACACCGATCTGGACATGGCCCGGCTCGAGCGGTTGCACGATTCGTGCTGCTCGGCGACGGACGACGCCGCCGTACGCGTCGGGAACTTCCGGTTCCACGAGGCGCTGTGGCAGGCCGCGCACAATGCGACGATCACGGCGCTGCTCGTGCGGCTGACCACCCAGTTGCGGATCTACGATTCCGGGCCGCCGTCCAACTACGGCGAGCCCGATCTGCTCAACCGCGAGCACGCCCAGATCCTCGATGCACTCCGGGCGCGGAACGAGACCGCGGCTCGCGAACACATGCGTGCTCATCTCGAGCGCAGCCGCGAGCAGCGCATCCGCCTCTTCGCTCGCGGCTGA